CGGCCGACGGGCTGCCCGGCAGGTACTGGACGCTGAGGCCGCCGACCTCGAAGGGCGCCGAGCCGGCGTTGGCCAGCTCGACGAAGTCCCGGGTCAGCGTCGCACCGGAGTTGCCTCCGCCGCCGTACACCTCGGAGATGACGGCGGTGGCCGACGGCGCCGCCTGGGCGGCGGGCAGGGCGGTCACCGCGAGAGCGACGGCGACGGCGCCGGTCAGCAGGACGGAACCGGATCTGTATATCTGCACGGGAGGAGCCCCCAACTGAACTGAGTGGTAGGGGCAAAAGCTATGCGCGTAGAACGGGGCATGACAAGGCACTGGAGGTTAATTCCCCGCGTATCCACGGTGAGGACGACGACAACGCGCCCGGTTGCGGACCTGGAGAGGTCCGCAACCGGGCGCGTCACGGAGGTCTCCGCCCCGCCCGATCGGCGGCGGTCGAGGCGGAACCCGGTCACTGACGGATACGGTCGCGGATCCAGACCCCGGCCTCCTTCAGGACCCCGGTGCCCGCCCAGGTGGAGCCGTTGCAGGTGCCGGTCTTGAAGACGGCGCCGGAGCGGTGGTCGTCGGAGTAGTTCCAGTTGGTCCAGGAGATCTTCTTGCGCTTCATCAGGTCGAGGTAGCGCTGCGACATGGCGAAGTCGTTGGCGCCCTCGCCCGCGTAGTTCTGCGTTCCGAACTCCGTGACGAACACGGGCAGTCGGTCGGAGGCCCGGTCGAGCGTGTTCAGGTACTCCTCGCGGTGCGAGGCCGCGTAGAAGTGGAAGGTGTACATGATGTTCGAGGCGTTGACGGGGTTGTTCACGACCTCCGACTCGTTTGCGCCCTCGGACACCCCGAAGGACGACCAGGCACGCGTGCCGACCAGCACGACCGCGTCGGGGTCCTGGGCCCGGATCACCGGAATGATCTGCTCGGCGTACGACTTGATGGCCGACCAGCTCACCCCCGAGGGCTCGTTGGCGATCTCGTAGAGCACGCCCGGGTGGTTCTTGTACTTCTTCGCCATCGCCGTGAAGAAGGTCTTGGCCCGCGCCAGGTTCGCGTTCGGATCGCCCGGGCTCAGCATGTGCCAGTCGATCACCGCGTACATGCCGCGCGCGTGCGCCGCGTCGAC
This sequence is a window from Streptomyces parvus. Protein-coding genes within it:
- a CDS encoding glycoside hydrolase family 5 protein → MHQRPTPPTVTPGRRRMARKALLAASALGVVTALMAPVRAGAAPAPAAPTAATPLAANGQLSVCGRQLCNASGQAVALNGMSTHGTQWYAQCVTGGSLDALAQDWRSDVLRVSTYVQEGGYETDPAGFTARAQKFVDAAHARGMYAVIDWHMLSPGDPNANLARAKTFFTAMAKKYKNHPGVLYEIANEPSGVSWSAIKSYAEQIIPVIRAQDPDAVVLVGTRAWSSFGVSEGANESEVVNNPVNASNIMYTFHFYAASHREEYLNTLDRASDRLPVFVTEFGTQNYAGEGANDFAMSQRYLDLMKRKKISWTNWNYSDDHRSGAVFKTGTCNGSTWAGTGVLKEAGVWIRDRIRQ